In Eucalyptus grandis isolate ANBG69807.140 chromosome 4, ASM1654582v1, whole genome shotgun sequence, the following proteins share a genomic window:
- the LOC104441327 gene encoding ras-related protein RABH1b, translated as MAPVSALAKYKLVFLGDQSVGKTSIITRFMYDKFDNTYQATIGIDFLSKTMYLEDRTVRLQLWDTAGQERFRSLIPSYIRDSSVAVIVFDVASRQSFLNTSKWIEEVRTERGSDVIIVLVGNKTDLVDKRQVSIEEGEAKARELNVMFIETSAKAGFNIKALFRKIAAALPGMETLSSTKQEDMVDVNLKSTNPNASQSQQQSGGCAC; from the exons ATGGCCCCGGTCTCGGCTCTCGCCAAGTACAAGCTCGTCTTCCTCGGAGACCAATCCGTCGGCAAGACCAGCATCATCACTCGCTTCATGTACGACAAGTTCGACAACACGtaccag GCCACTATCGGTATTGATTTTTTATCAAAGACGATGTACTTGGAAGATCGAACTGTACGGTTGCAGCTCTG GGATACTGCTGGACAAGAAAGGTTTCGGAGCCTGATACCAAGTTACATAAGGGATTCTTCTGTAGCAGTCATTGTTTTTGATGTTGCAA GCCGACAATCATTCCTCAATACTTCCAAATGGATTGAGGAGGTCCGCACTGAAAGGGGAAGCGATGTTATCATTGTACTTGTTGGAAACAAAACCGATCTAGTGGATAAGAG GCAAGTGTCGATAGAAGAGGGAGAAGCCAAAGCTCGTGAGTTGAATGTGATGTTCATTGAAACTAGTGCAAAAGCTGGGTTCAACATAAAG GCTTTGTTCCGTAAGATTGCAGCCGCCTTGCCAGGAATGGAGACACTTTCTTCAACGAAGCAAGAAGACATGGTTGACGTCAATCTTAAGTCTACCAACCCAAATGCGTCTCAGTCACAACAGCAGTCTGGAGGATGTGCCTGTTGA